A single Nisaea sp. DNA region contains:
- a CDS encoding histidine phosphotransferase family protein, with product MPEHMTLIDMLLSRLFHDLISPVSATVNGAELISDLGGGGSELEQEALALIGTSARQASERLSFFRVAFGGAGSNSDHSLADGAKLAAPYLKARKIDFSLDCPVDPKLVRPAPGGIKVILGLISFLCECLPRGGSISLNSPGELGQNFILSADGDGASVPSDVRAALEPDVETSELTSKSVVAHVAAVNADRFGFRFVVEEEPGRVTVDVNFT from the coding sequence ATGCCTGAACATATGACATTGATCGATATGCTTTTATCGCGCCTTTTCCATGACCTGATCAGTCCGGTAAGCGCGACTGTCAATGGCGCGGAGCTGATTTCGGATCTTGGCGGCGGCGGATCGGAACTTGAGCAGGAAGCACTCGCACTCATAGGAACCAGTGCCCGGCAGGCATCCGAGCGGCTTTCTTTCTTCCGAGTCGCTTTTGGCGGGGCCGGTTCGAACAGTGATCATTCTCTTGCGGACGGAGCCAAGCTCGCGGCTCCCTATCTGAAAGCGCGGAAGATCGACTTCAGCCTCGACTGTCCGGTCGACCCCAAGCTGGTGCGCCCGGCGCCTGGCGGGATAAAGGTCATTCTCGGTCTCATCTCTTTCTTGTGCGAATGCCTGCCGCGCGGAGGGAGCATCTCGCTGAATTCTCCTGGCGAACTGGGGCAGAACTTCATCCTGAGTGCAGATGGCGACGGCGCTAGCGTACCTAGCGATGTTCGGGCGGCTCTCGAGCCGGATGTAGAGACGAGCGAGCTGACCAGCAAATCGGTTGTTGCGCATGTAGCGGCAGTTAATGCCGACCGCTTTGGATTTCGCTTTGTGGTCGAAGAAGAACCTGGCCGGGTCACCGTCGATGTGAATTTCACTTGA
- a CDS encoding DUF3553 domain-containing protein: MSHFLLPGSFVLLADEPDWGIGQIQSVVGDRITVNFEHRGKQLINSAKVDLIAADDMIEERRVARIG, translated from the coding sequence ATGTCCCATTTTCTGCTACCTGGAAGTTTCGTGTTGCTGGCTGATGAGCCGGATTGGGGGATTGGGCAGATACAATCCGTCGTCGGAGACCGAATAACGGTGAATTTCGAACATCGCGGCAAACAGCTGATCAACAGTGCCAAAGTCGATCTCATTGCTGCCGATGACATGATCGAAGAGCGTCGCGTCGCCCGCATCGGCTGA